A portion of the Acidobacteriaceae bacterium genome contains these proteins:
- a CDS encoding ATP-binding protein has protein sequence MRLIHSLYAKIFSWFWLTLGVGALLVLIVTLFTGTQPLGRRWARLTQDMYAHSAIDFYQSGGTPALQRYVDILQKSSGIQAALLDEHQQNVLPRPTPPNVQSVLADSLRRQRSAVHLGRVWTSATPLLYGSRRFLFVMEVHPLDGFVDGTFARPFLNRLLLAFLVASLFCLLLTRHIVAPVKALQLGAQRLAAGDLRTRVAPEVTARNDELADTARAFDQMADRMQLLIQGRQELLADISHELRSPLTRISVCAELIQRGELDVVERIQVDVKRMNAMIGQILLLTRLDLQPPAVVSDAIDLPGMLESITQDAALEAQHLDKSIHLHVGSSCIIHGEANLIRSAIENVVRNAVRYTEPGTTVEVAAQRLFLHEQTLCEVIITDSGTGVPEDALQKLFDPFFRVSEAREHDSEGTGLGLSISRRIVEMHNGTIYARNRSDRPGLQVCLQLPTK, from the coding sequence GTGAGGCTCATCCACTCGCTCTACGCCAAAATTTTCAGCTGGTTCTGGTTGACGCTTGGCGTCGGCGCGTTGCTCGTCCTCATCGTCACTCTCTTTACCGGGACGCAGCCTCTTGGCCGCCGCTGGGCGCGGCTCACGCAGGACATGTACGCTCACAGCGCCATTGACTTTTACCAGAGCGGTGGAACCCCTGCCCTCCAACGTTACGTAGACATCCTGCAGAAGTCGTCCGGCATACAGGCCGCACTACTGGACGAACATCAACAGAACGTTTTGCCGCGTCCCACACCTCCAAACGTCCAAAGTGTTCTGGCAGATAGCCTGCGTCGGCAGCGGTCTGCTGTACATCTGGGAAGAGTCTGGACCTCTGCAACACCACTCTTGTACGGCTCGCGCAGATTCCTCTTTGTGATGGAGGTCCACCCACTGGATGGCTTTGTCGACGGAACCTTTGCAAGACCTTTTCTCAATCGCCTCCTGCTCGCGTTTCTCGTCGCCTCACTCTTCTGCCTGCTTCTTACGCGGCATATCGTGGCTCCTGTAAAGGCGTTGCAGCTAGGTGCACAGCGGCTGGCCGCTGGAGATCTCAGAACCCGAGTAGCGCCGGAAGTAACGGCTCGCAACGATGAACTCGCCGACACCGCGCGCGCCTTCGACCAGATGGCCGACCGCATGCAGCTACTCATACAAGGACGGCAGGAGCTACTGGCAGACATCTCTCATGAGCTGCGATCACCACTTACGCGAATCTCCGTTTGCGCAGAACTCATTCAGCGAGGCGAACTCGATGTTGTTGAGCGCATCCAGGTCGACGTCAAACGCATGAACGCCATGATCGGCCAGATCCTGTTGTTGACGCGCCTGGATCTGCAACCGCCTGCCGTGGTCTCTGATGCTATTGACTTGCCGGGGATGCTCGAAAGCATCACACAGGACGCTGCTTTGGAAGCGCAGCACTTGGACAAAAGCATCCACCTTCATGTTGGTAGTTCCTGCATCATCCACGGGGAAGCGAACCTTATTCGCAGCGCAATTGAGAACGTTGTGCGTAATGCCGTTCGTTACACCGAGCCTGGCACTACCGTAGAGGTCGCTGCTCAACGCCTCTTCCTCCATGAGCAAACCTTGTGTGAGGTCATCATCACCGATAGCGGAACCGGCGTTCCTGAAGACGCATTGCAGAAGCTGTTTGATCCCTTCTTCCGCGTCTCGGAAGCCCGCGAACATGATTCCGAAGGAACAGGCCTGGGCCTCTCCATCTCACGTCGCATCGTGGAAATGCACAACGGCACCATCTATGCGCGTAACCGTTCCGATCGTCCAGGCTTGCAGGTATGCCTGCAGCTTCCTACGAAGTAA
- a CDS encoding Tex family protein, whose translation MSEATTLDPQTLSYIASTLNLPLPSIKAVMGLLDEGSTVPFIARYRKEATGNLDEVQIRDVADKISYFRDLLQRRATVLASIAEQGKLTDELKARILATLDRSELEDLYLPYKPKRRTKATIAREKGLAPLAEYIWQQQPAALDLIALAQTLVDPAKEVATIEEALEGARHIVAELITEDAHVRKAARQLMFDEGTIISRKLTDATDEQEKFKMYYEYREPVKAIPSHRMLAIRRGEAENVLYWLIELDEPRILSLVSSHVVRAEGDWSPHLRTAIEDCWKRLLNSSIQGEIRLELKRRSDTAAIDVFRENLKHLLLAAPAGPIGVLGVDPGLRTGCKLAVVDETGKFLADDVIYPHTGRVREANDKLAVLIAKHNIRAIAIGNGTASRETDAFVSDFFKEKDLSGIFRVTVSEAGASVYSASDIARQEFPNLDLTVRGAISIARRLQDPLSELVKVDPKSIGVGQYQHDVDQRQLQQSLEATIESCVNRVGVDLNTASWTLLRYVAGITERIALNIVSFRDQHGRFLSRSQLHEVSGVGPKTFEQAAGFLRVRDGEQPLDNTAVHPESYGLVEEIARSLATPVSDLIRSPQLLTGVNKANFAVGSFTLNDILEELKKPGRDPRDTFVAPSFNEAVREISDVEQGMVLEGVVTNVTKFGAFVDVGVHQDGLVHISEISNRYIKDPSEALKAGEIVKVKVLNVDTKTKRISLSIKALLAPSGAQPKRRNSPPPAEVSMQDKLASLSSRWRTN comes from the coding sequence ATGTCTGAAGCCACTACTCTCGATCCGCAAACGCTCTCTTATATCGCTTCAACGCTGAACCTTCCTCTTCCGTCCATCAAGGCCGTAATGGGGCTGCTGGATGAAGGTTCCACCGTGCCCTTCATCGCGCGCTACCGCAAAGAGGCGACAGGCAATCTCGACGAAGTACAGATTCGCGACGTCGCCGACAAGATCAGCTACTTCCGCGACCTCCTGCAGCGCCGCGCAACCGTGCTCGCCTCCATCGCGGAGCAGGGCAAGCTGACCGACGAGTTGAAGGCCCGTATCCTGGCCACGCTCGATCGCAGCGAACTGGAAGATCTGTACCTGCCTTACAAGCCAAAGCGCCGCACCAAGGCAACCATCGCCCGCGAGAAGGGACTCGCTCCACTCGCGGAGTACATCTGGCAGCAGCAGCCTGCCGCGTTGGATCTGATCGCCCTCGCGCAGACTCTGGTCGATCCCGCGAAGGAAGTCGCAACCATCGAGGAAGCTCTCGAAGGCGCCCGCCATATCGTCGCCGAACTCATCACCGAAGACGCGCACGTCCGCAAGGCAGCTCGTCAACTCATGTTCGATGAAGGCACCATCATAAGCCGCAAGCTCACAGACGCCACCGACGAGCAAGAGAAGTTCAAGATGTACTACGAGTACCGCGAGCCCGTGAAGGCGATCCCCTCACATCGCATGCTCGCGATCCGTCGCGGCGAAGCCGAGAACGTACTCTACTGGCTCATCGAACTCGACGAACCTCGCATCCTCTCTCTCGTCTCCTCGCACGTCGTACGCGCCGAAGGCGACTGGTCGCCGCACCTGCGCACCGCCATCGAAGACTGCTGGAAGCGCCTGCTGAACTCCTCCATCCAGGGTGAAATTCGTCTCGAGCTTAAGCGTCGCTCCGACACTGCGGCCATCGACGTCTTCCGCGAAAACCTGAAGCATCTCCTGCTCGCCGCCCCCGCCGGTCCCATCGGCGTTCTCGGCGTGGACCCCGGCCTGCGCACCGGTTGCAAGCTCGCCGTCGTCGACGAAACCGGCAAGTTCCTCGCCGACGACGTCATCTACCCGCACACCGGTCGTGTCCGCGAAGCCAACGACAAGCTCGCCGTCCTCATCGCGAAGCACAACATCCGCGCCATCGCGATCGGCAACGGCACCGCCTCGCGCGAGACCGACGCCTTCGTCAGTGACTTCTTCAAAGAGAAGGACCTCTCCGGCATCTTCCGCGTCACCGTGTCGGAGGCGGGCGCCAGCGTCTACTCCGCCTCGGACATCGCCCGCCAGGAGTTTCCCAACCTCGACCTCACCGTACGTGGCGCCATCTCCATCGCGCGTCGCCTGCAGGACCCCTTGTCCGAACTCGTGAAGGTCGATCCCAAGTCCATCGGTGTCGGGCAGTATCAGCACGACGTCGATCAGCGCCAGCTGCAGCAGTCGCTCGAAGCCACCATCGAGAGCTGCGTGAACCGCGTCGGCGTCGATCTCAACACTGCATCGTGGACGCTCCTGCGTTACGTTGCGGGCATCACCGAGCGCATCGCATTGAACATCGTCAGCTTCCGCGATCAGCACGGCCGCTTCCTCTCTCGCTCGCAGCTTCATGAAGTCTCAGGCGTCGGTCCCAAGACCTTTGAGCAGGCCGCAGGCTTCCTGCGCGTGCGCGACGGCGAGCAGCCTCTCGACAACACCGCCGTGCACCCCGAGTCATACGGCCTCGTGGAAGAGATCGCTCGCTCGCTCGCCACGCCCGTCTCCGACCTCATCCGCAGCCCGCAACTGCTGACCGGCGTCAACAAGGCAAACTTCGCCGTCGGCAGCTTCACGTTGAACGACATTCTCGAAGAGTTGAAGAAGCCCGGCCGCGATCCGCGCGACACCTTCGTCGCTCCTTCGTTCAACGAAGCTGTTCGCGAAATTTCTGACGTAGAGCAGGGCATGGTGCTCGAAGGTGTCGTCACGAACGTCACAAAGTTCGGTGCCTTCGTCGACGTCGGCGTCCATCAGGACGGCCTCGTGCACATCTCCGAAATCTCGAACCGCTACATCAAGGACCCGTCCGAAGCCTTGAAGGCTGGCGAGATCGTCAAGGTGAAGGTGCTCAACGTCGACACGAAGACCAAGCGCATCTCGCTTTCGATCAAAGCGCTGCTCGCACCTTCAGGAGCGCAGCCAAAGCGGCGCAACTCGCCCCCTCCGGCCGAGGTCTCCATGCAGGACAAGCTCGCTTCGCTCTCCTCGCGCTGGCGCACCAACTAA
- a CDS encoding glycoside hydrolase → MDRRTFLKTSAAVGALSTARGAMAAKPEATKSGPETVLKGTLVPDTGWTVWLDTQAKWEDDDIFLPTEFELSKLEVRPPTGGWQALYAQKPGKECAVVPLPATVEQYFWGTNGSRPYTPEEYRYAATDAVPQNGAYEGVSWWTRSLEIPASMQGKRILLHIRGARMRAEVFLNEKLVGYSIMEELPLRCDLTEAAKPGGKNMLSVRITNPGGRYDWVDGGTITWGKVKFMRSHGFGGLDRGMEIEAAPMGGHIEDAWVLNTPEGRTVTAFAKFEGKVTSTEFEVLDPRTGNVVAKAAGEGVKLAADPQAPAMQAKLSYPKAQLWDLHTPVMYHVRVTAKSTDGAQHVRVVPFGFRWFAPEGLGTNALFRMNGRRFKIYTSISWGYWGHNALFPTLELAEREVVQAKKLGLNCLNFHRNVGKEDVFRVHDRLGLLRYMEPGGGKLAMGKIPAKADTNTPDLIMAKPKDFADLFSQRFMLAKCRYMVRAFRSHPSLIEYALQNEIGADLKNPDTFRPLEIMHEEDPSRMVVLNDGFVARGAAQAWYEPYNEDIHRSDKEEWGGWWNNHQGSGDQWYDEFYKSAQKFTYNEPLKKVLVEFGEMEGCAVADNHSLMVHQLENKEFGGTGHSYDLTDHREILTSYVKFFRRWGFEKAFPTTDKLFRSLGDKCYESWQQYMENARICDEIDFAAISGWESTAIENHSGIVDNLRNFKGDPEYIASSLRPIRLVAKQHNLNYAVGESATVDLFLLNDTGASLAEVKAAKKVKLTVVSPTGKRKVVGEYDVPANVADQFSYLLAGDVQTPAFEEEGIHKLVFEAPLTTGAAFTRDLWVANTKLGFKKPVRVGVSSLLSPTRKQLEAIAGVTVEEFKAGETYDLLVASGVQVGSKFDRQIGDETGLEAQAKKGDLHEKEPLGHIDEAVLKAVRSGTPLLAVVPDDYLADGVAKQLATMGAFTYTSQVGDTRAPWMGNWLFVREHATFAGMPVDRALGVHYQAHGKLSNGLMIERAAGASDPVVIMGYSRDHDREVGAASFLCNVGKTPVMVHRAPAFAAPLQMRWMANTVAYLTGQTLR, encoded by the coding sequence ATGGATAGACGGACATTCTTGAAGACCAGTGCTGCGGTTGGTGCGCTTTCAACAGCTCGCGGAGCAATGGCAGCAAAGCCCGAAGCGACGAAGAGCGGCCCCGAGACAGTGCTGAAAGGCACGCTGGTTCCCGATACAGGATGGACCGTCTGGCTGGATACGCAGGCGAAGTGGGAAGACGATGACATCTTCCTTCCGACTGAGTTTGAGTTGAGCAAGCTGGAGGTACGACCGCCAACCGGTGGATGGCAGGCGCTGTATGCGCAGAAGCCCGGCAAGGAGTGCGCGGTTGTTCCTTTACCTGCGACGGTCGAGCAGTACTTCTGGGGAACCAATGGCTCGCGACCCTATACGCCGGAGGAGTATCGCTACGCCGCGACCGACGCGGTGCCGCAAAACGGAGCGTACGAAGGCGTGAGCTGGTGGACACGCTCGCTGGAGATTCCGGCGTCGATGCAGGGCAAGCGGATTCTGCTGCACATTCGGGGAGCGCGTATGCGGGCCGAAGTCTTCCTGAACGAAAAGCTGGTGGGCTACTCGATCATGGAAGAGCTGCCGTTACGCTGCGACCTGACCGAGGCTGCAAAGCCCGGCGGCAAGAACATGCTGAGCGTGCGCATTACCAACCCCGGCGGACGCTACGACTGGGTGGACGGCGGCACGATTACGTGGGGCAAGGTGAAGTTCATGCGGTCGCATGGCTTTGGCGGGCTCGATCGCGGCATGGAGATTGAAGCCGCGCCGATGGGCGGGCACATTGAAGACGCCTGGGTGCTGAATACGCCTGAAGGCCGCACGGTGACGGCGTTTGCGAAGTTTGAGGGCAAGGTGACTTCGACGGAGTTCGAGGTGCTGGACCCGCGAACGGGCAACGTCGTGGCGAAGGCTGCGGGAGAGGGTGTGAAGCTTGCGGCTGATCCGCAAGCTCCTGCGATGCAGGCGAAGCTGAGCTATCCGAAGGCGCAGCTGTGGGACCTGCATACGCCGGTGATGTATCACGTGCGCGTGACGGCGAAGAGCACTGACGGAGCGCAGCATGTGCGTGTGGTTCCGTTCGGCTTCCGCTGGTTTGCGCCTGAAGGGCTGGGGACGAATGCGCTCTTCCGCATGAACGGTCGCCGCTTCAAGATCTATACGTCGATCTCATGGGGCTACTGGGGGCACAACGCTCTCTTCCCGACGCTGGAGCTTGCGGAGCGCGAGGTGGTGCAGGCGAAGAAGCTGGGATTGAACTGCCTGAACTTCCATCGCAACGTGGGCAAGGAAGATGTCTTCCGCGTGCATGACCGCCTGGGGCTGCTGCGTTACATGGAGCCGGGTGGCGGCAAGCTTGCGATGGGCAAGATTCCGGCAAAGGCTGACACGAACACGCCGGACCTGATCATGGCGAAGCCGAAGGATTTTGCCGACCTGTTCTCGCAGCGCTTCATGCTGGCGAAGTGCCGCTACATGGTGCGCGCGTTCCGCAGCCATCCGTCGCTGATTGAGTATGCGCTGCAGAACGAGATTGGCGCGGACCTGAAGAACCCGGACACGTTCCGCCCACTGGAGATCATGCATGAGGAAGACCCTTCTCGCATGGTGGTGCTGAACGATGGCTTCGTCGCTCGTGGTGCGGCGCAGGCCTGGTATGAGCCGTACAACGAGGACATCCATCGCAGCGATAAGGAAGAGTGGGGCGGATGGTGGAACAACCATCAAGGCTCTGGCGACCAGTGGTACGACGAGTTCTACAAGAGCGCACAGAAGTTCACCTACAACGAGCCGCTGAAGAAGGTGCTGGTGGAGTTTGGTGAGATGGAAGGCTGCGCGGTTGCGGACAACCACTCGCTGATGGTGCACCAGTTGGAGAACAAGGAGTTCGGCGGCACGGGCCATAGCTACGACCTGACGGACCATCGCGAGATCCTTACGAGCTATGTGAAGTTCTTCCGCCGGTGGGGATTTGAGAAGGCGTTTCCGACGACGGACAAGCTCTTTCGATCCCTGGGCGACAAGTGCTACGAGAGCTGGCAGCAGTACATGGAGAACGCGCGCATCTGCGACGAGATTGACTTTGCAGCGATCAGCGGATGGGAGTCGACGGCGATTGAAAACCACTCGGGCATCGTGGACAATCTGCGCAACTTCAAGGGCGATCCCGAGTACATTGCGTCGAGCCTGCGTCCGATACGGCTGGTGGCCAAGCAGCACAACCTCAACTACGCCGTAGGTGAAAGCGCGACGGTCGACCTCTTTCTGCTGAACGATACGGGCGCTTCGCTGGCCGAGGTGAAGGCGGCGAAAAAGGTGAAGCTGACGGTGGTTTCGCCGACCGGCAAGCGGAAGGTTGTGGGTGAGTATGACGTGCCGGCAAACGTTGCCGATCAGTTCAGCTACCTGCTTGCAGGCGATGTGCAGACACCGGCGTTTGAGGAAGAAGGCATCCACAAGCTGGTGTTTGAAGCGCCACTGACGACGGGCGCAGCGTTCACTCGTGACCTTTGGGTGGCGAACACGAAGCTTGGCTTCAAGAAGCCGGTGCGCGTGGGCGTGAGCAGTCTGCTAAGCCCGACGCGCAAGCAGCTTGAGGCGATTGCCGGCGTTACGGTGGAGGAGTTCAAGGCAGGCGAAACATACGATCTGCTGGTGGCTTCGGGCGTGCAGGTGGGCTCGAAGTTCGACCGCCAGATTGGCGATGAGACCGGGCTGGAAGCACAGGCGAAGAAGGGCGATCTGCACGAGAAGGAGCCGCTTGGCCACATTGACGAAGCGGTGCTGAAGGCCGTGAGGAGCGGCACTCCGCTGCTGGCGGTTGTGCCGGATGATTACCTTGCCGATGGCGTGGCAAAGCAGCTTGCCACGATGGGTGCGTTCACCTATACGAGCCAAGTGGGTGATACGCGCGCGCCGTGGATGGGCAACTGGCTGTTTGTACGCGAGCACGCTACGTTTGCGGGAATGCCCGTGGACCGTGCGCTGGGCGTGCATTACCAGGCGCATGGCAAGCTCTCCAACGGGCTGATGATTGAGCGTGCGGCGGGGGCGAGCGACCCGGTGGTGATCATGGGTTATAGCCGCGATCATGACCGCGAAGTGGGTGCGGCGAGCTTCCTGTGCAATGTGGGCAAGACGCCTGTGATGGTGCATCGCGCGCCTGCGTTTGCGGCTCCGTTGCAGATGCGCTGGATGGCGAATACGGTGGCTTATCTGACGGGACAGACGCTTCGCTAA
- a CDS encoding glycoside hydrolase family 28 protein: MKSPATSPKRRFATALLLTSLGLAAHAQKVCDATAFGAKADGQSVSTTALQKALDGCAHGGTVTLAGGVFLSGPLVLPSGVTLKIAKDATLAASPNHEDFPEMEEFHDRGRQSLLSAKDASDIVITGGGTIDGRGDTWWNHRDEKGYTRPRLVVFDHCKHVLMEDVLVENSPMWQIVPYYSDDVTFRNMKVYAPQTSHNTDGIDPFSSTHVLIDHVTIDTGDDNIAIKSGQPGSPGPDAPSAYITIRDCVMLHGHGLSIGSEIAGGVQHVLAERIHFKGTGTGIRIKSNRDRGGDIGDFTYRDIEMEDVGTAVLISAFYPKVPPTIEQAPLTRLTPHFHDITLENVKATGAKEAMLVVGLPEAPIRGLRLRNVQLSAQKGARLQYAEVGVKEFNVKAATGPGIATGAGMTTTTK, translated from the coding sequence ATGAAATCGCCAGCGACCTCCCCGAAGAGACGATTTGCCACTGCCCTGCTGCTCACCAGCCTGGGGCTGGCAGCGCATGCGCAAAAGGTTTGTGACGCGACCGCGTTTGGTGCTAAAGCTGACGGCCAGAGCGTGAGTACGACCGCGCTGCAGAAGGCGCTGGACGGCTGCGCGCATGGCGGTACGGTGACGCTGGCGGGCGGGGTCTTTCTGAGTGGACCGCTGGTGCTGCCGAGTGGTGTAACGCTGAAGATTGCGAAGGACGCGACGCTGGCTGCTTCGCCCAATCATGAAGACTTTCCGGAGATGGAAGAGTTTCATGATCGGGGACGGCAGTCGCTGCTCTCGGCAAAGGATGCGAGCGACATCGTCATCACAGGTGGCGGCACGATTGATGGGCGCGGCGACACGTGGTGGAACCATCGCGATGAGAAGGGCTATACGCGACCACGGCTGGTTGTTTTCGACCACTGCAAGCATGTGCTGATGGAAGATGTGCTGGTGGAGAACAGCCCGATGTGGCAGATCGTTCCCTACTACTCGGACGATGTGACGTTTCGCAACATGAAGGTGTATGCGCCGCAGACGTCGCACAACACCGATGGGATCGATCCGTTCTCGTCGACGCATGTGCTGATCGACCACGTCACGATTGATACCGGCGACGACAACATTGCGATCAAGAGCGGACAGCCGGGATCACCGGGGCCGGATGCGCCGAGCGCGTACATTACGATTCGCGATTGCGTGATGCTGCACGGGCATGGGCTTTCGATTGGAAGCGAGATCGCTGGCGGTGTGCAGCATGTGCTGGCCGAACGCATTCACTTCAAAGGCACGGGAACGGGCATCCGGATCAAGAGCAACCGCGATCGCGGGGGCGATATCGGCGACTTCACCTATCGGGACATCGAGATGGAAGACGTGGGGACGGCGGTGCTGATCAGCGCGTTCTATCCGAAGGTTCCGCCGACGATTGAACAAGCCCCGCTGACACGGCTGACACCTCACTTTCATGACATCACGCTGGAGAACGTGAAAGCCACGGGAGCCAAGGAAGCAATGCTGGTGGTGGGGCTGCCGGAAGCTCCGATTCGCGGGCTTCGGCTACGGAATGTGCAGTTGAGCGCGCAAAAGGGTGCGCGGCTACAGTACGCCGAAGTGGGCGTAAAAGAGTTCAACGTAAAAGCCGCCACGGGACCGGGCATTGCAACCGGGGCGGGCATGACAACGACCACGAAGTAA
- a CDS encoding carboxypeptidase-like regulatory domain-containing protein, translated as MKRRPIRSFPLQLGLLVAVCGFTAAPYNAAAQTLPQAPFAPQALPQAPSATLTSAVTGTVVDSGGSVIPGATVRLLPALAPESAARSVTTGADGTFRFNNVPPGTVTLTVTDSDWATVTMQQAIAPSSVITLPAIVFTMPTAHFEVSAITQHQAAELEVKKAEQQRLLGVLPNFGVVYNWNAPPIDTKQKFELATRFVIDPVTIGLNFAIAGASRAGGGYTTFGPGAKGYFRLVGTFTLDTVIGNELTGAIYPTIFHQDPRYFWKGTGSVGSRIGYALSRAVICRGDNGKNQPSYSGILGSFSAGALSNLYYPASDNKGATLTLENGLISIGSTALGNIVQEFVFKRFTPKSHKPKDVDQTAP; from the coding sequence ATGAAGCGTCGGCCAATTCGCAGTTTCCCGCTCCAGCTTGGCCTGCTCGTCGCCGTCTGTGGGTTCACCGCTGCGCCCTACAACGCCGCAGCGCAGACCCTGCCACAGGCTCCTTTTGCGCCGCAGGCGCTGCCACAGGCCCCGTCCGCGACGCTGACGTCGGCTGTGACCGGAACCGTTGTGGATTCGGGCGGCAGCGTCATTCCCGGCGCTACGGTGAGGTTGTTGCCTGCCCTTGCGCCGGAGTCTGCTGCGCGCAGCGTCACCACAGGTGCAGACGGCACCTTCCGCTTCAACAACGTGCCTCCGGGAACCGTAACGCTTACGGTGACGGACAGCGACTGGGCGACCGTGACGATGCAGCAGGCGATTGCGCCTTCCAGTGTGATCACGCTTCCGGCGATTGTCTTCACCATGCCTACGGCGCACTTCGAGGTTTCCGCGATCACCCAGCACCAGGCGGCGGAGCTGGAGGTCAAGAAGGCCGAGCAGCAGCGTCTTCTGGGCGTTCTACCGAACTTTGGCGTGGTCTACAACTGGAACGCGCCGCCGATCGATACGAAGCAAAAGTTTGAGCTGGCAACGCGGTTTGTCATCGATCCGGTCACGATCGGGCTCAACTTCGCCATCGCTGGCGCTTCACGGGCTGGTGGCGGGTACACCACCTTTGGGCCGGGAGCGAAGGGCTACTTCAGGCTGGTGGGGACGTTCACGCTGGATACCGTGATCGGTAATGAGTTGACCGGGGCGATCTACCCGACGATCTTCCATCAGGACCCTCGCTACTTCTGGAAGGGCACGGGCAGCGTGGGCTCGCGTATCGGCTACGCGCTTTCGCGTGCCGTTATCTGCCGTGGCGATAACGGGAAAAATCAGCCGAGCTACTCCGGGATTCTCGGCAGTTTTTCGGCGGGCGCGCTTTCGAACCTTTACTACCCGGCGAGCGATAACAAGGGCGCAACGCTTACGCTGGAGAACGGCCTGATCTCTATCGGCAGCACGGCGCTGGGCAATATCGTGCAGGAGTTTGTCTTCAAGCGATTCACGCCGAAGTCACACAAGCCGAAGGACGTCGACCAGACCGCTCCATAA
- the ribH gene encoding 6,7-dimethyl-8-ribityllumazine synthase: MVKGITSIVPLASGETLERLSSLFRALGFEDGKGWSDASGRGSAHIAPLGNLEFVSGRMPSVPQLLIEVTQLDQMYSIVRAWMAENVAPTELDSRLSVAAATHWNSRLFTVKFAEGVELGFWESENPLHGKPAAIEGDLVVTGQRYAIVVARWNAVITDRLLQGSLDALHRSGCKPTDIEIVRVPGAWEIPSAARTLAETKRFAGIITLGVLLRGETAHYEAIYTEVARGIGQAQQETGVPHAFGVLTCETLEQALDRAGLKAGNKGFEAAIAAIEMASIQSKIAGGVR; the protein is encoded by the coding sequence ATGGTCAAGGGAATTACATCTATCGTCCCGCTTGCGTCGGGCGAAACATTGGAACGTCTCAGCAGCCTCTTTCGCGCCCTCGGTTTTGAGGACGGCAAGGGCTGGAGCGATGCCTCCGGTCGCGGCTCAGCGCACATTGCGCCACTGGGAAATCTTGAGTTTGTCTCCGGCCGCATGCCGTCTGTTCCGCAACTGCTGATTGAAGTTACGCAGCTGGACCAGATGTACAGCATTGTGCGTGCATGGATGGCGGAGAACGTCGCGCCGACAGAGCTCGATAGCCGTCTTTCGGTTGCGGCTGCGACCCACTGGAACTCGCGCCTCTTTACCGTCAAGTTTGCTGAAGGCGTGGAGCTGGGCTTCTGGGAGTCGGAGAATCCGCTGCATGGCAAGCCTGCGGCGATTGAAGGCGACCTCGTTGTCACCGGTCAGCGTTATGCGATCGTGGTGGCGCGTTGGAACGCGGTGATTACGGACCGCCTGCTGCAGGGTTCGCTGGATGCGTTGCACCGCTCAGGCTGCAAGCCTACGGACATTGAGATTGTGCGCGTTCCTGGCGCGTGGGAGATTCCTTCTGCCGCACGTACGCTGGCGGAGACGAAGCGTTTTGCAGGCATCATCACGCTCGGCGTGCTGCTGCGCGGAGAGACGGCCCACTACGAGGCGATCTACACCGAAGTAGCGCGCGGCATCGGCCAGGCACAGCAGGAGACGGGCGTGCCCCATGCGTTCGGCGTACTGACGTGCGAGACGCTAGAGCAGGCGTTGGACCGCGCCGGCCTGAAGGCTGGCAACAAGGGTTTTGAAGCTGCGATTGCTGCCATTGAGATGGCGTCGATTCAAAGCAAGATTGCAGGAGGCGTGCGCTAA
- the nusB gene encoding transcription antitermination factor NusB, with amino-acid sequence MGSRRKSRELAMQMLFQGDLGKQKPEDVERVFWESRDDIDDETRGFADDLHRLATKHEDEVDALITKHAQNWRLERMAAVDRNVLRTAVAEMLGFPKTPAAVIINESLEIARRYAAPESVQFLNGVLDAIGREMLEKRLAL; translated from the coding sequence ATGGGCAGCCGTCGTAAGAGTCGTGAACTTGCCATGCAGATGCTCTTTCAGGGAGATCTGGGCAAGCAGAAGCCGGAAGACGTCGAGCGCGTCTTCTGGGAGTCGCGTGATGACATTGACGATGAGACCCGAGGCTTTGCCGACGATCTTCATCGCCTTGCTACCAAGCACGAAGACGAAGTGGATGCGCTGATCACCAAGCACGCGCAGAACTGGCGTCTGGAGCGCATGGCTGCGGTGGACCGTAACGTCCTGCGGACGGCTGTGGCCGAGATGCTGGGCTTCCCCAAGACGCCTGCCGCGGTGATCATCAACGAGTCGCTGGAGATTGCCCGCCGCTATGCCGCGCCGGAGAGCGTTCAGTTCCTGAACGGTGTGCTCGACGCGATCGGCCGCGAGATGCTGGAAAAGCGCCTGGCTCTTTAG